A stretch of Imperialibacter roseus DNA encodes these proteins:
- a CDS encoding multicopper oxidase domain-containing protein: MKKLLLFLACLPGFGSAFTQQLVRYDLTVTDTVVNYTGKAKMAIAINGQLPAPTLHFIEGDTAEIHVHNKMHHETSIHWHGLILPNEQDGVPYLTTTPVKGMSTHIFRFPIVQSGTYWYHSHTMLQEQLGMYGAFIISKRETDPMQEYTMLLSDWSNENPNQIERSLHNATDWYAIKKGAAQSYWEAGKAHHLGTKFGNEFKRMMAMDVSDVYYERVLLNGLPAQAAAFAAGEQVRLRIINGSASTYFWLKFSGGKMSVVANDGADVVPVEVDRLIVGVSETYDVVVTIPGAGKYEFLATSEDRTQSASLWLGEDKEVPAGAMPRLKYFEGMKMMNDMMTVGGKMEDMGMNMSLQQMDMNTVMYPEIVDSSEPTVTLNYSMLKSPVETTLPDVPTRELKFELTGNMNRYVWSIDNKTVSETDKILIRKGENVRIVIYNNSMMRHPMHLHGHFFRTLNGQGTYSPMKTVLDILPMETDTIEFHASEEYGDWYFHCHILYHMMSGMGRIFSYEGSPANPELGNPKKALRKVYHDDRRFYSGAEISLESSGSDGEVWVANTRWSLQTEWRLGFNQTTGQESESHIGRYIGRNQFFMPYAGWDVRSRSVEGDEKNIFGIRNTKDNRSVICFGLEYTLPWFVKTDLRVDHTGNVRIQFAREDIPVSSRVRLWGVWNTDMEYSVGAKYIITKYWSLSTHYDSDMKWGGGLSLTY, encoded by the coding sequence ATGAAGAAACTGCTGTTATTTTTAGCATGTTTGCCAGGGTTTGGGTCGGCATTTACGCAACAGCTGGTGAGGTATGACCTGACCGTCACCGATACGGTGGTAAATTACACCGGCAAGGCAAAAATGGCCATAGCCATCAACGGTCAGCTACCAGCACCGACACTGCATTTTATCGAAGGCGATACAGCTGAAATTCATGTGCATAACAAAATGCACCATGAAACATCCATCCACTGGCATGGCTTGATACTGCCAAACGAGCAAGACGGGGTTCCATACCTCACCACCACGCCGGTCAAGGGCATGAGTACCCATATTTTTCGCTTCCCCATCGTTCAGAGCGGCACTTATTGGTATCATTCGCACACCATGCTGCAGGAGCAACTCGGCATGTATGGGGCTTTCATTATCAGCAAAAGGGAGACTGACCCGATGCAGGAATATACCATGCTGCTCAGCGACTGGAGCAATGAAAACCCCAATCAGATTGAGAGATCCCTGCACAATGCGACCGATTGGTATGCCATAAAAAAGGGAGCCGCCCAGAGTTATTGGGAGGCTGGCAAAGCCCATCACCTGGGCACGAAATTCGGCAACGAATTCAAGCGGATGATGGCCATGGACGTAAGCGACGTGTATTATGAAAGAGTGTTGCTTAATGGGCTTCCAGCCCAGGCGGCCGCTTTTGCCGCAGGTGAACAGGTGAGGCTCAGGATTATCAACGGCAGCGCTTCTACCTACTTCTGGCTGAAATTTTCCGGCGGCAAGATGTCGGTAGTTGCCAACGACGGGGCCGACGTGGTGCCGGTGGAGGTAGACCGATTGATTGTGGGCGTATCAGAAACCTACGACGTAGTCGTCACAATACCTGGTGCTGGAAAATATGAATTCCTTGCCACCTCGGAAGACCGCACCCAAAGCGCCTCTCTTTGGCTGGGTGAGGACAAGGAGGTTCCTGCGGGGGCAATGCCACGGCTCAAGTACTTTGAAGGAATGAAAATGATGAATGACATGATGACCGTAGGTGGCAAAATGGAAGACATGGGCATGAACATGAGTTTGCAGCAAATGGACATGAATACTGTGATGTACCCCGAGATTGTGGACAGCAGCGAGCCTACCGTTACCCTCAACTACAGCATGTTGAAGTCACCTGTGGAAACTACTTTGCCCGATGTGCCCACCCGTGAGCTAAAATTTGAGCTTACTGGCAACATGAATAGGTATGTGTGGTCAATTGATAACAAGACTGTTTCCGAAACAGACAAAATCCTGATCCGGAAAGGTGAAAATGTGCGCATTGTGATCTACAATAATTCAATGATGCGGCATCCAATGCACCTGCATGGCCATTTTTTCAGAACCCTGAACGGGCAAGGCACCTACTCGCCGATGAAAACGGTGTTGGATATTTTGCCTATGGAAACCGACACCATCGAGTTCCATGCGTCTGAAGAGTACGGTGACTGGTACTTTCATTGCCATATTCTTTACCATATGATGTCGGGCATGGGCAGGATATTTTCCTACGAAGGCAGTCCGGCAAATCCTGAGCTAGGCAACCCTAAGAAGGCCCTTCGAAAGGTGTATCATGATGATCGGCGCTTCTATTCCGGCGCAGAAATTAGCCTTGAAAGCAGTGGGAGCGATGGAGAGGTTTGGGTGGCCAATACCCGCTGGTCGCTACAAACGGAGTGGCGGCTTGGGTTCAATCAAACCACAGGGCAAGAATCTGAGAGTCATATTGGGAGGTATATTGGCAGAAACCAATTCTTTATGCCCTATGCCGGTTGGGATGTCCGCAGCAGATCGGTGGAGGGCGATGAGAAAAATATTTTTGGAATTCGCAACACAAAGGATAACAGAAGCGTAATATGCTTTGGCCTGGAATACACGCTGCCCTGGTTTGTAAAAACAGACCTTAGGGTCGACCACACAGGGAATGTTCGCATCCAGTTCGC